One Oligoflexus sp. genomic window, TCACGGATGATGATATGGAACTGGTAGCCGGCAAGAAGGATCGTATTGTTGGCAAGCTGCAGGAACGCTACGGCTTTGCAAAAGACCGCGCGGAAGCAGAACTTGACCAATACATTGCTTCCATGGACAAAGACCGTCGGTCGTCCATGTCCTAAATATATTTGAGTGGCTATCAGCATCACTCACAAGAGCCATTGGCTTGGTCAAAGCCAATGGCATTGCTTTTTTTAAAGGTTCACGCCGGTCCAGCTGCGGAGCCAGTTCAGGTGATACGCGACATTCGTATAAATGCTCGATCCCCGACAGCCGGTTTCTCCGCGCGAAGTGGCGCCGATCACAAGCAGGCGGCCACCGCTGGAGACATAGGCCGGTCCACCCGAATCCCCATAGCATGATCCCGTTCCATTTTCATAAACCGTGATTTCATTGCTGGTCGTTCCGCTGACGCTGACGCTGGTGTAGTAAAGACGTCCGCTGCCGCCTGACTGCGTTTGGCCAAAGCCGGCCAGAGCGAGATTGGAGCCACGCGTGATCGAACCCTTATAGATCGCGACCGGATTGTAACCAGCGGGTGCCGCTGCGCTCAGCTCGATCACCGAAATATCACTCGGAACGCTTTTGTTGAAGCTTCCCGTGTAAGCGGGGTTGACCGCGTAGTCGGCGGCTTTCACGTATTTGAATTCGGTGCTGCTGCGACCGAAACCAATGTAAAGCGTGCCGCGATAGTTGGCGAGGCAGTGTCCGGCGGATACCACGAACCTTTTGTCAATCAGGGTTCCCGTGCAAAAAACCTGGCCGTTGCTGGACGCCAGGGCCACGGTTGACTGTTCGATGGCGCCGCCGTCGGGCGCGAGGGTTCCGTTGATGATTTTCGTTTCGCTCGTGGTATCCCCTGTCCCGCATGCTGACAGAGCCATCGCCGCCAAGGGAAGGCTCCAGAATTTCATAGAACGCATCTTCTCACTCCTGTTGTGTCACAAGAAAAAAAATCGGCTTTGACCAAACAGCCAAGGGTTTCGCATGGGCACCGGGAAATGACAACCCTGCTGGATTTTTGAAATCTGCAATTGACAAGCACGGGAGGGGATCGCTACGGAAGGTTCAGCAGCATGCTTCAAGTCACCGAAATCTTTTGAAAAGAGTGACTCTGTATACAAGGCTGCGGCGCGTTCTTCTTTCATTTTTAGAAAGAGAAATCACTCAAGCCGGACGCGATAGAGACGTTCACGGGTTTCCGCTGCGAACACAGTCTGCGGCAGCTAACCTGACTGCCGAATGCGACGCTTGAGGCTCGCAAGGTCAAGCCTCGCGTCCTGCATACGGGCCAGGGTCTGTTCGGGAATAAGGTCTAACAGCTGCCGCGCGCGGATGGGGAAAGCTGGGCCAGGACGGAAGGCGCATGCTCCTTTGGAGCCTCCAACGGAAGATCGAGCAGGATCCTTTTCACGGGAACCGCAACCTTCAATTCACAAAGCGCATGAACAAGGCCCTGCATGGAGCGCATCAGCATCAAAAACCAGGGAGGACCGGCCGAACGAAACCACCAGCGGTCCGCGCCTAACACGGACTCAAAGTGATCTTTCAGATTCCAGCTTTGGAAATCAAAGTCGCGGTCGACGCAAAAAGGTTCCAAAAGCTTTTCCATCAGGCAAGGCAGGCGTTCACGCAAAGGCAAAAGTTTCTGGGCATCGAAACCAAGCGCCACCATCTCATCAAAGGGCACCACATCGCGTTGATTCTGATAGGCATGAATCAGATTCCAAAGCGTGCTGACGTCTTTTTCGGTCAAGGTCATGGTCGAACCGAAATCATAAAGAACCAGCTCGTAATTCCTGCCGTCCTGTGGCGCCATCGTTCGAAAACCAAGATTGCCCGGATGCGGATCGGTGTGAACGCTGCGCGCGACGAAGACCGCGTGCAGGAAATATTCAAGGAGCGCGCGTGCGCATTCGCGCCTGGCCTCCTCCGGCCGCTCTT contains:
- a CDS encoding S1 family peptidase is translated as MRSMKFWSLPLAAMALSACGTGDTTSETKIINGTLAPDGGAIEQSTVALASSNGQVFCTGTLIDKRFVVSAGHCLANYRGTLYIGFGRSSTEFKYVKAADYAVNPAYTGSFNKSVPSDISVIELSAAAPAGYNPVAIYKGSITRGSNLALAGFGQTQSGGSGRLYYTSVSVSGTTSNEITVYENGTGSCYGDSGGPAYVSSGGRLLVIGATSRGETGCRGSSIYTNVAYHLNWLRSWTGVNL
- a CDS encoding CsbD family protein, translating into MNWDQVEGNWKDLKGSIREKWAKLTDDDMELVAGKKDRIVGKLQERYGFAKDRAEAELDQYIASMDKDRRSSMS